A single window of Lutzomyia longipalpis isolate SR_M1_2022 chromosome 1, ASM2433408v1 DNA harbors:
- the LOC129785999 gene encoding hexosaminidase D isoform X2 has protein sequence MHWRVLMMVWRRKLYVMGCVTVLVVAAWGWATFSLIGTPTATDEGVKVLDGAHTESQGLWQRLTIFRRDPKPPLDAGVKFVKPTGNIPPKPQSESMMSKLDNLFSSKYVEKLRNLKVPDREDIAWRRKAIEQRAAADKQMYYDHELQRMGVPVIKGIGPDSGLVPPKQRLVHLDLKGAPPKIQYLKRIIPILKSLGATGLLLEYEDMFPYTGQIANIAARNAYAKNRLVDFLQTAKAAGLTVMPLVQTFGHMEFVLKLREYQEMRENPDSPQALCPSFNKSLLFVEEMLLQVINFHMKIDESPVLDDDAGTNSLRPHFRAIHIGCDEVYRMGECPRCRDKSKHELFLAHVSAVATRIKTRWPGLDVVIWDDMMRQIQVLDLQDFKLGELVQPMIWVYAEDVYRFVSPQTFDKYSMVFPTAWAASAFKGAHGETLLLPPSRRHLENTLKWLTVIQSENARFKGGIQGLALTGWQRYDHFAVLCELLPAALPSLAVSLATATLGYLEVNGHKNTILSAMSCPEKSAESLHRRPWLDFHQDPDMSFFAWCMFPGSALFRYSHRLLTTVAESRDYVENIKYKRGWLTDYNIKHNFTSPVRVAELVEHATKLKGSLITLAKNASDIMMDIYDKFTIEEFIEQRINPVVDELNGLLAAASRLNAIKVWPRRPLPYIRVITDIKSLTNSTKKSPH, from the exons ATGCACTGGCGTGTCCTGATGATGGTGTGGCGGCGGAAGTTGTACGTGATGGGATGTGTCACGGTGCTCGTGGTGGCAGCCTGGGGTTGGGCGACATTCTCACTAATTGGCACCCCCACAGCCACAGATGAGGGTGTAAAGGTGCTCGATGGTGCACACACCGAAAGTCAGGGTCTCTGGCAGCGTCTCACAATCTTCCGACGTGACCCCAAACCCCCACTCGATGCTGGGGTGAAGTTCGTGAAGCCAACAGGAAATATTCCGCCCAAGCCACAGTCGGAGTCAATGATGAGTAAGCTGGACAATCTCTTCTCCAGCAAGTACGTGGAGAAGCTGCGGAATCTCAAGGTGCCTGACCGTGAGGATATTGCATGGCGTCGTAAGGCTATTGAGCAGAGAGCTGCAGCCGATAAGCAGATGTACTACGATCATGAGCTTCAACGTATGGGGGTGCCTGTGATTAAGGGAATTGGTCCTGATTCGGGGTTAGTGCCGCCCAAGCAACGCCTGGTTCACTTGGACCTCAAAGGAGCCCCGCCGAAGATTCAGTACCTAAAACGCATCATTCCCATCCTCAAGTCCTTAGGAGCTACAGGGCTATTGCTCGAGTACGAGGATATGTTCCCGTATACGGgtcaaattgcaaatattgCAGCACGCAATGCTTATGCTAAGAATCGTCTTGTGGACTTCCTGCAGACCGCAAAGGCAGCGGGGCTGACGGTAATGCCGCTGGTGCAGACTTTTGGGCACATGGAGTTTGTGCTGAAGTTGCGAGAATACCAGGAGATGCGAGAGAACCCTGATTCACCCCAAGCTCTCTGCCCTAGCTTCAATAAATCCCTTCTCTTTGTGGAAGAGATGCTTTTGCAAGTCAtcaattttcacatgaaaattgaCGAATCACCCGTCCTTGACGATGATGCTGGAACAAACTCACTCAGACCACACTTCCGGGCCATCCACATTGGTTGCGATGAAGTCTACCGGATGGGAGAGTGCCCACGATGTAGGGACAAGTcaaa GCATGAGCTTTTCTTAGCTCACGTCTCAGCTGTGGCGACCCGAATAAAGACACGCTGGCCCGGGTTAGATGTGGTCATTTGGGACGATATGATGCGGCAGATTCAGGTTCTCGATTTGCAAGACTTCAAACTTGGGGAGTTGGTGCAACCGATGATTTGGGTTTATGCTGAGGATGTGTATCGATTTGTCTCACCGCAAACTTTTGATAAATACTCAATGGTCTTCCCAACGGCTTGGGCGGCATCTGCCTTCAAAGGAGCCCACGGGGAGACACTGCTCCTGCCACCATCCCGTCGTCACCTGGAAAATACCTTAAAGTGGTTGACGGTGATTCAGAGCGAGAATGCACGCTTCAAAG GCGGCATTCAAGGACTCGCTCTGACCGGCTGGCAGCGCTATGATCACTTTGCCGTCCTCTGTGAGCTTTTGCCCGCAGCATTGCCCAGTTTGGCCGTTAGTCTGGCCACAGCCACACTGGGATACCTCGAAGTGAATGGGCACAAGAATACCATCCTGAGCGCCATGTCGTGCCCCGAAAAATCCGCCGAGAGCCTCCATCGACGTCCTTGGTTGGATTTCCATCAAGATCCAGATATGTCCTTCTTTGCGTGGTGCATGTTCCCTGGTAGTGCACTCTTTCGCTACTCCCACCGTCTTCTCACCACCGTAGCCGAGAGTCGGGACTACGTGGAGAATATCAAGTACAAGCGTGGTTGGCTAACTGACTACAACATTAAGCATAACTTCACGTCCCCCGTGCGAGTGGCTGAACTTGTGGAACATGCGACAAAGCTCAAGGGATCACTCATCACACTAGCCAAGAACGCATCTGACATCATGATGGACATCTACGA
- the LOC129785999 gene encoding hexosaminidase D isoform X1, with protein MHPICLLTLQMHWRVLMMVWRRKLYVMGCVTVLVVAAWGWATFSLIGTPTATDEGVKVLDGAHTESQGLWQRLTIFRRDPKPPLDAGVKFVKPTGNIPPKPQSESMMSKLDNLFSSKYVEKLRNLKVPDREDIAWRRKAIEQRAAADKQMYYDHELQRMGVPVIKGIGPDSGLVPPKQRLVHLDLKGAPPKIQYLKRIIPILKSLGATGLLLEYEDMFPYTGQIANIAARNAYAKNRLVDFLQTAKAAGLTVMPLVQTFGHMEFVLKLREYQEMRENPDSPQALCPSFNKSLLFVEEMLLQVINFHMKIDESPVLDDDAGTNSLRPHFRAIHIGCDEVYRMGECPRCRDKSKHELFLAHVSAVATRIKTRWPGLDVVIWDDMMRQIQVLDLQDFKLGELVQPMIWVYAEDVYRFVSPQTFDKYSMVFPTAWAASAFKGAHGETLLLPPSRRHLENTLKWLTVIQSENARFKGGIQGLALTGWQRYDHFAVLCELLPAALPSLAVSLATATLGYLEVNGHKNTILSAMSCPEKSAESLHRRPWLDFHQDPDMSFFAWCMFPGSALFRYSHRLLTTVAESRDYVENIKYKRGWLTDYNIKHNFTSPVRVAELVEHATKLKGSLITLAKNASDIMMDIYDKFTIEEFIEQRINPVVDELNGLLAAASRLNAIKVWPRRPLPYIRVITDIKSLTNSTKKSPH; from the exons ATGCACCCTATTTGCTTGCTCACATTGCAGATGCACTGGCGTGTCCTGATGATGGTGTGGCGGCGGAAGTTGTACGTGATGGGATGTGTCACGGTGCTCGTGGTGGCAGCCTGGGGTTGGGCGACATTCTCACTAATTGGCACCCCCACAGCCACAGATGAGGGTGTAAAGGTGCTCGATGGTGCACACACCGAAAGTCAGGGTCTCTGGCAGCGTCTCACAATCTTCCGACGTGACCCCAAACCCCCACTCGATGCTGGGGTGAAGTTCGTGAAGCCAACAGGAAATATTCCGCCCAAGCCACAGTCGGAGTCAATGATGAGTAAGCTGGACAATCTCTTCTCCAGCAAGTACGTGGAGAAGCTGCGGAATCTCAAGGTGCCTGACCGTGAGGATATTGCATGGCGTCGTAAGGCTATTGAGCAGAGAGCTGCAGCCGATAAGCAGATGTACTACGATCATGAGCTTCAACGTATGGGGGTGCCTGTGATTAAGGGAATTGGTCCTGATTCGGGGTTAGTGCCGCCCAAGCAACGCCTGGTTCACTTGGACCTCAAAGGAGCCCCGCCGAAGATTCAGTACCTAAAACGCATCATTCCCATCCTCAAGTCCTTAGGAGCTACAGGGCTATTGCTCGAGTACGAGGATATGTTCCCGTATACGGgtcaaattgcaaatattgCAGCACGCAATGCTTATGCTAAGAATCGTCTTGTGGACTTCCTGCAGACCGCAAAGGCAGCGGGGCTGACGGTAATGCCGCTGGTGCAGACTTTTGGGCACATGGAGTTTGTGCTGAAGTTGCGAGAATACCAGGAGATGCGAGAGAACCCTGATTCACCCCAAGCTCTCTGCCCTAGCTTCAATAAATCCCTTCTCTTTGTGGAAGAGATGCTTTTGCAAGTCAtcaattttcacatgaaaattgaCGAATCACCCGTCCTTGACGATGATGCTGGAACAAACTCACTCAGACCACACTTCCGGGCCATCCACATTGGTTGCGATGAAGTCTACCGGATGGGAGAGTGCCCACGATGTAGGGACAAGTcaaa GCATGAGCTTTTCTTAGCTCACGTCTCAGCTGTGGCGACCCGAATAAAGACACGCTGGCCCGGGTTAGATGTGGTCATTTGGGACGATATGATGCGGCAGATTCAGGTTCTCGATTTGCAAGACTTCAAACTTGGGGAGTTGGTGCAACCGATGATTTGGGTTTATGCTGAGGATGTGTATCGATTTGTCTCACCGCAAACTTTTGATAAATACTCAATGGTCTTCCCAACGGCTTGGGCGGCATCTGCCTTCAAAGGAGCCCACGGGGAGACACTGCTCCTGCCACCATCCCGTCGTCACCTGGAAAATACCTTAAAGTGGTTGACGGTGATTCAGAGCGAGAATGCACGCTTCAAAG GCGGCATTCAAGGACTCGCTCTGACCGGCTGGCAGCGCTATGATCACTTTGCCGTCCTCTGTGAGCTTTTGCCCGCAGCATTGCCCAGTTTGGCCGTTAGTCTGGCCACAGCCACACTGGGATACCTCGAAGTGAATGGGCACAAGAATACCATCCTGAGCGCCATGTCGTGCCCCGAAAAATCCGCCGAGAGCCTCCATCGACGTCCTTGGTTGGATTTCCATCAAGATCCAGATATGTCCTTCTTTGCGTGGTGCATGTTCCCTGGTAGTGCACTCTTTCGCTACTCCCACCGTCTTCTCACCACCGTAGCCGAGAGTCGGGACTACGTGGAGAATATCAAGTACAAGCGTGGTTGGCTAACTGACTACAACATTAAGCATAACTTCACGTCCCCCGTGCGAGTGGCTGAACTTGTGGAACATGCGACAAAGCTCAAGGGATCACTCATCACACTAGCCAAGAACGCATCTGACATCATGATGGACATCTACGA